One window of the Haloarcula halobia genome contains the following:
- a CDS encoding preprotein translocase subunit Sec61beta — protein sequence MSSDSGGLMSSAGLVRYFDAEDTKTIRIDPRTIVASGLLFGILMLVLNAMA from the coding sequence ATGAGCAGCGACAGCGGCGGACTGATGTCCAGTGCCGGACTCGTCCGGTACTTCGACGCCGAGGACACGAAAACCATCCGTATCGACCCGCGAACGATCGTCGCCTCCGGCCTCCTCTTTGGCATCCTGATGCTCGTGCTGAACGCGATGGCCTGA
- the trxA gene encoding thioredoxin: MTVTLMDFYADWCGPCKTQDPILEELEEEWGDVEFEKIDVDEEQDIANEYQVRSLPTLIIENDDGIVERFVGVTQADDIEAALQQASA, translated from the coding sequence ATGACGGTTACACTCATGGACTTCTACGCCGACTGGTGCGGTCCGTGCAAGACACAGGACCCGATTCTCGAGGAGCTCGAGGAGGAATGGGGTGACGTCGAGTTCGAGAAGATCGACGTCGACGAGGAGCAGGACATCGCCAACGAATACCAGGTCCGGTCGCTGCCGACGCTCATCATCGAGAACGACGACGGCATCGTCGAGCGGTTCGTCGGCGTGACACAGGCCGACGACATCGAAGCGGCACTGCAGCAGGCGAGCGCCTGA
- a CDS encoding DUF192 domain-containing protein produces MERRALAVVVAAAVALVLAAVVLQSGLWVSLLGVGEYEEGTVTVREGTDAAGDAPTRTATATPEPAGTTVAVRNDSTGPVLATVEVRIADTFQQRYVGLSETPSMGPDEGMLFVHDDEGRHAYVMRNMSFELDIVFVAADGTITTIHHASLPPEGTSNSDLERYEGRGLYVLEVNRGWANRTGVGVGDRVELPDAVR; encoded by the coding sequence ATGGAACGCCGTGCGCTCGCGGTCGTCGTCGCGGCCGCCGTCGCACTCGTCCTCGCCGCCGTCGTCCTCCAGTCCGGCCTGTGGGTGAGCCTGCTCGGCGTCGGCGAGTACGAGGAGGGGACCGTGACCGTCCGCGAGGGGACAGACGCGGCCGGCGACGCGCCGACCCGGACGGCCACCGCGACCCCCGAGCCGGCCGGGACGACCGTCGCCGTTCGCAACGACTCGACCGGACCGGTGCTCGCGACGGTCGAGGTGCGTATCGCCGATACCTTCCAGCAGCGCTACGTCGGCCTCAGTGAGACGCCGTCGATGGGTCCCGACGAGGGGATGCTGTTCGTCCACGACGATGAGGGGCGTCACGCCTACGTGATGCGGAACATGTCCTTCGAGCTCGACATCGTCTTCGTCGCGGCCGACGGCACGATCACGACCATCCACCACGCCTCGCTCCCCCCGGAGGGGACGAGCAACTCCGACCTCGAACGCTACGAGGGTCGCGGGCTGTACGTCCTCGAGGTCAACCGGGGATGGGCCAACCGGACCGGTGTCGGCGTCGGCGACCGGGTCGAACTCCCCGACGCCGTCCGCTGA
- a CDS encoding ABC transporter ATP-binding protein: protein MDIDAATEDDAFEDARERADRPMFRLFTQYGKGQRPAFVVGLVSSVAARMLDLLPPLLLAVAIDAVIQDETAFSLWGVPDAWLPTDPVGQLFLTTGLIAATFVFGALFHWSRNWGWNKFAQHVQHAVRTDTYETMQRLNMDFFADKQTGEMMSVLSNDVNRLEKFLNDGLNSASRLIIMVVGIAAYLFVMNWQLALVALLPVPIIAVFTKRFIETIQPKYADVRSSVGALNSRLENNLSGIQIIKTANTEPYEADRVEDSSQDYLDANWDAIETRITFFPGLRLVSGLGFVVTFVVGGLMVLGRPPGPITTTLSPGQFVAFIIYTQRFVWPMAQFGQIINMYQRAYASAERVFGLMDTPGRLEEADDAAPLRVTEGAVEYADVSFGYGEDDPVVEDVTFDVEGGETVALVGPTGAGKSTLLKLLMRMYDVDEGAVRIDGQDVRDVTIPSVRQAIGYVSQETFLFYGTVRDNIAYGTFDASDEAIVAAAKAAEAHQFIESLPEGYDTKVGERGIKLSGGQRQRIAIARAMLKDPEILVLDEATSDVDTETELLIQRSLNELTADRTTFAIAHRLSTIKDADVILVLEDGRVVERGTHERLLSEEGLYANLWAVQAGEIDELPDDFVQRAIRRRARTDADD from the coding sequence ATGGACATCGACGCGGCCACCGAGGACGACGCGTTCGAGGACGCCCGCGAGCGCGCCGACCGTCCGATGTTCCGGCTGTTCACGCAGTACGGGAAGGGACAGCGTCCCGCGTTCGTCGTCGGACTCGTCAGCTCCGTCGCCGCCCGGATGCTCGACCTGCTGCCGCCGCTCTTGCTGGCCGTCGCCATCGACGCCGTCATCCAGGACGAGACCGCGTTCTCGCTGTGGGGCGTCCCCGACGCGTGGCTCCCGACCGATCCGGTGGGACAGCTGTTCCTGACGACGGGACTCATCGCGGCCACGTTCGTCTTCGGGGCCCTGTTCCACTGGAGTCGCAACTGGGGGTGGAACAAGTTCGCCCAGCACGTCCAGCACGCGGTGCGGACCGACACCTACGAGACGATGCAGCGCCTGAACATGGACTTCTTCGCCGACAAGCAGACCGGCGAGATGATGTCGGTGCTCTCGAACGACGTCAACCGCCTCGAGAAGTTCCTCAACGACGGCCTGAACTCCGCCTCGCGGCTGATCATCATGGTCGTCGGCATCGCCGCCTACCTGTTTGTGATGAACTGGCAACTCGCGCTGGTGGCGCTGTTGCCCGTGCCGATCATCGCCGTGTTCACCAAGCGCTTCATCGAGACCATCCAGCCAAAGTACGCCGACGTGCGCTCGTCGGTCGGCGCGCTCAACTCCCGCCTGGAGAACAACCTCAGCGGCATCCAGATCATCAAGACGGCCAACACCGAACCCTACGAGGCCGACCGGGTCGAGGACAGCTCGCAGGACTACCTCGACGCCAACTGGGACGCCATCGAGACGCGGATCACCTTCTTCCCGGGTCTGCGGCTTGTCTCGGGGCTGGGCTTCGTCGTCACGTTCGTCGTCGGGGGTCTGATGGTTCTCGGTCGGCCCCCGGGGCCGATAACCACGACACTCAGCCCCGGGCAGTTCGTCGCGTTCATCATCTACACCCAGCGGTTCGTCTGGCCGATGGCCCAGTTCGGACAGATCATCAACATGTACCAGCGGGCCTACGCCTCCGCCGAGCGGGTCTTTGGCCTGATGGACACGCCGGGGCGACTCGAGGAGGCCGACGACGCCGCCCCGCTTCGCGTCACCGAGGGTGCCGTCGAGTACGCCGACGTCTCGTTTGGCTACGGCGAGGACGACCCTGTCGTCGAGGACGTGACCTTCGACGTCGAGGGCGGCGAGACGGTCGCGCTCGTCGGCCCCACGGGTGCCGGGAAGTCCACCCTGCTGAAACTCCTGATGCGGATGTACGACGTCGACGAGGGGGCCGTGCGCATCGACGGCCAGGACGTCCGGGACGTGACGATTCCGAGCGTGCGCCAGGCCATCGGCTACGTCAGCCAGGAGACGTTCCTCTTCTACGGGACGGTCCGGGACAACATCGCCTACGGCACGTTCGACGCCAGCGACGAGGCGATCGTCGCCGCCGCGAAGGCCGCCGAGGCCCACCAGTTCATCGAGAGCCTCCCGGAGGGCTACGACACGAAGGTCGGCGAACGCGGGATCAAACTCTCGGGCGGCCAGCGCCAGCGCATCGCCATCGCCCGCGCGATGCTGAAAGACCCGGAGATCCTCGTCCTCGACGAGGCGACCAGCGACGTCGACACGGAGACGGAGCTGCTCATCCAGCGCTCGCTGAACGAACTGACCGCCGACCGGACCACCTTCGCCATCGCCCACCGCCTCTCGACTATCAAGGACGCGGACGTCATCCTCGTCTTAGAGGACGGCCGCGTCGTCGAGCGTGGCACCCACGAGCGGCTCCTCTCCGAAGAGGGGCTGTACGCGAATCTCTGGGCGGTCCAGGCCGGCGAGATCGACGAACTGCCCGACGACTTTGTCCAGCGGGCGATTCGCCGGCGGGCGCGGACGGACGCCGACGACTGA
- a CDS encoding NAD(P)H-binding protein, with the protein MRVLVTGATGFVGSHLVPALREVGHEVVALVRDPATYDGPAGVEVVQGDVLDPDLALPSVDAAYYLVHSMGAGEDFEERDRRAARNFVAAADAAGIDRIVYLGGLGHEEDDLSDHLRSRREVERLLATGAADLTVLRAAIIIGDGSASFQVIRQLARRLPVMVTPSWVRTDCQPIYVDDVVAYLVGVLETPETAGRTFEIGGPDVLTYEEILLQTAEILFDRHPVIVPVPVLSPGLSARWLRLVTDVPVSVAKPLVDGLQNSVVVTDDSIESYVSVETTPFREAVRLAGTERDRAERRPVEA; encoded by the coding sequence ATGCGCGTCCTCGTCACTGGAGCGACAGGGTTCGTCGGCAGCCACCTCGTCCCGGCGTTGCGCGAGGTGGGCCACGAGGTGGTCGCGCTCGTCCGGGACCCCGCGACCTACGACGGGCCGGCGGGGGTCGAGGTGGTCCAGGGCGACGTACTCGACCCGGACCTCGCGCTTCCGAGCGTCGACGCCGCCTACTACCTCGTCCACTCGATGGGGGCGGGCGAGGACTTCGAGGAGCGCGACCGGCGGGCGGCCCGGAACTTCGTCGCAGCTGCCGACGCAGCGGGCATCGACCGCATCGTCTACCTCGGCGGCCTGGGGCACGAAGAGGACGACCTCTCCGATCACCTGCGGTCGCGGCGCGAGGTCGAGCGCCTGCTCGCCACCGGCGCGGCCGACCTGACGGTGCTCCGGGCGGCCATCATCATCGGCGACGGGTCCGCGAGCTTCCAGGTCATCCGCCAGCTCGCCAGGCGCCTCCCGGTGATGGTCACCCCGAGCTGGGTCCGGACGGACTGCCAGCCCATCTACGTCGACGACGTCGTCGCCTACCTCGTGGGCGTCCTCGAGACCCCCGAGACCGCCGGCCGGACGTTCGAAATCGGCGGCCCGGACGTACTGACCTACGAGGAGATACTGCTCCAGACCGCCGAGATTCTGTTCGACCGGCACCCGGTCATCGTCCCCGTGCCGGTCCTCTCGCCGGGGCTGTCGGCCCGCTGGCTCAGACTGGTGACCGACGTCCCCGTCAGCGTCGCCAAGCCGCTGGTCGACGGGCTCCAGAACTCGGTCGTGGTCACCGACGACAGCATCGAGTCGTACGTGTCCGTCGAGACGACGCCGTTCCGGGAGGCAGTCAGGCTGGCCGGCACGGAGCGCGACCGGGCAGAGCGCCGCCCCGTCGAAGCCTGA
- a CDS encoding potassium channel family protein: MVSKLDVIVAGGGRVGFETATILDDRGHDVTVVERDQERADAVSDEYVATVISGDASNPSILEQAGVEGADAIAGLTGQAGLNLAVCMEAKEMTPGIRTVARIDTRAKESYTRFVDTVLFPELAGARTAANEIIGSDVETLADVTGTLDIMQIRVAEGAPAAGRKLSEVRFPAGTLVVSDDDGNRIARPETTLDAGKRYVVAVEPDVAEEVMNLMRG; the protein is encoded by the coding sequence CTTCGAAACAGCGACCATCCTCGACGACCGGGGCCACGACGTCACCGTCGTCGAACGCGACCAGGAGCGGGCCGACGCCGTCTCCGACGAGTACGTCGCGACGGTGATCTCCGGCGACGCCTCGAACCCGTCGATACTGGAACAGGCCGGCGTCGAGGGCGCCGACGCCATCGCCGGCCTGACCGGCCAGGCGGGCCTGAACCTCGCGGTCTGCATGGAGGCCAAGGAGATGACGCCGGGCATCCGGACCGTCGCGCGCATCGACACCCGGGCCAAGGAGTCGTACACCCGGTTCGTCGACACGGTCCTGTTCCCCGAACTGGCGGGGGCCCGGACCGCGGCGAACGAGATCATCGGCAGCGACGTCGAGACGCTCGCGGACGTCACGGGGACGCTCGACATCATGCAGATCCGCGTCGCCGAGGGCGCGCCGGCCGCCGGCCGGAAACTCTCCGAGGTCCGGTTCCCGGCCGGGACGCTGGTCGTCTCCGACGACGACGGCAACCGCATCGCCCGGCCGGAGACGACCCTCGACGCCGGCAAGCGCTACGTCGTCGCCGTCGAACCGGACGTCGCCGAGGAGGTGATGAATCTCATGCGCGGGTGA